Proteins encoded by one window of Panicum virgatum strain AP13 chromosome 7N, P.virgatum_v5, whole genome shotgun sequence:
- the LOC120684016 gene encoding uncharacterized protein LOC120684016, translating into MVAAIAVASAGLGMLAGVAMASRAPSSSQGAAPWAPGPAALRWGGGGGAPRCEACGGSGKEECRLCERWSDAGARGSRRSGCGACAGTRRAPCRSCGGSGNGRRAPVRVATSARAAPTARAAR; encoded by the coding sequence atggTGGCGGCGATCGCGGTGGCCTCGGCGGGGCTGGGGATGCTGGCGGGCGTCGCGATGGCCAGCCGGGCGCCCTCGTCCTCGCAGGGCGCCGCGCCGTGGgcgcccggcccggccgcgctgcggtggggcggcggcggcggcgcgccgcggtGCGAGGCGTGCGGCGGGTCCGGCAAGGAGGAGTGCCGCCTGTGCGAGCGCTGGTCCGACGCCGGGGCCAGGGGGAGCCGCCGGTCCGGGtgcggcgcgtgcgcggggACGCGGCGGGCGCCCTGCCGGAGCTGCGGCGGGTCCGGGAacgggcggcgcgcgcccgTGCGGGTCGCCACCTCCGCGCGCGCGGCCCCGACCGCCAGGGCTGCCCGATGA